One Halalkalicoccus subterraneus genomic window carries:
- a CDS encoding acyl-CoA thioesterase, whose product MDLLGTFIENREMVQPNHANSLQTAHGGNVLKWMDEIGAMSAMRFAGESCVTAHINGVDFERPIQVGDVALIKAYVYAAGTSSVRVRLQTFREDLRTGDAEKTTESYFVYVAIDEERTPVGVPELTVGSDRGERLREEALAGENGRR is encoded by the coding sequence ATGGATCTGCTCGGAACCTTCATCGAGAACCGTGAGATGGTCCAGCCCAACCACGCCAACAGCCTCCAAACCGCCCACGGCGGGAACGTCCTGAAGTGGATGGACGAGATCGGTGCGATGAGTGCGATGCGATTCGCCGGCGAGTCCTGCGTGACCGCCCACATCAATGGGGTGGACTTCGAGCGCCCGATCCAGGTCGGGGACGTCGCGCTGATCAAAGCGTACGTCTACGCGGCCGGCACGTCGAGCGTCAGGGTCCGCCTCCAGACCTTCCGCGAGGACCTCCGAACCGGGGACGCCGAGAAGACCACCGAGTCGTATTTCGTCTACGTCGCGATCGACGAGGAGCGCACACCGGTCGGCGTCCCCGAACTGACGGTCGGAAGCGATCGCGGCGAGCGACTGCGCGAGGAGGCACTGGCCGGCGAGAACGGCAGGCGCTAA
- a CDS encoding EthD domain-containing protein yields the protein MIKMVQLLLREEGLSHEEFKARWTGEHAEIAGQLPNLRKYVTSTPRDPEKASYDGIVELYFDSTEELAAAFESPEGERVQADATEFVDLEASPSLVVEETVQFDHIS from the coding sequence ATGATCAAGATGGTCCAACTGCTCCTGCGCGAGGAGGGTCTCAGCCACGAGGAGTTCAAAGCGCGTTGGACGGGCGAGCACGCCGAAATCGCGGGGCAGCTCCCGAACCTACGGAAATACGTGACGTCGACGCCGCGCGATCCCGAGAAGGCGAGCTACGACGGGATCGTGGAGCTGTACTTCGACTCCACCGAGGAGCTCGCGGCGGCGTTCGAATCGCCCGAAGGCGAACGCGTGCAGGCCGATGCGACGGAGTTCGTCGATCTCGAAGCCTCGCCGTCGCTGGTCGTCGAGGAGACCGTCCAGTTCGATCACATCTCGTAG
- a CDS encoding HEWD family protein produces the protein MLTRTELRTPQRRECERCDREEVWDAADGCWRITTDDGERRTGNSHCIHEWDIDGTFRSYE, from the coding sequence ATGTTGACACGCACCGAACTCAGAACGCCACAACGGCGCGAGTGCGAGCGTTGCGATCGGGAGGAGGTATGGGACGCGGCCGACGGCTGCTGGCGGATCACCACCGACGACGGCGAACGACGGACCGGAAACAGCCACTGCATCCACGAGTGGGACATCGACGGCACCTTTCGTTCCTACGAGTAG
- a CDS encoding HAD-IIB family hydrolase has translation MTPPIVVDIDGTITRGDGSSSVDPHVFETLREWPAPVVIATGKAFPYPVALCQFIGIPPLVIAENGGVVLADDDVRVTGDASAPHEVAREYREAGYDLGWGESDLVNRWRETEVAVNRASPLAPLEEIAAEYELEVVDTGYAYHVKDPAISKGEGLREICAALDRPVEEFVAIGDSENDVSTFAVAGRSFAVANADEAAQAAADEVIEGSYSAGALSVLSELR, from the coding sequence ATGACCCCACCCATCGTCGTCGATATCGACGGTACCATCACGCGCGGGGACGGATCGAGTTCGGTCGATCCCCACGTTTTCGAGACGCTCCGCGAGTGGCCCGCACCGGTCGTGATTGCGACGGGCAAGGCGTTTCCCTACCCCGTCGCGCTCTGTCAGTTCATCGGAATTCCACCACTAGTGATCGCGGAGAACGGCGGGGTCGTCCTCGCGGACGACGACGTGCGGGTGACGGGCGACGCGAGCGCGCCCCACGAAGTCGCCCGGGAGTACCGCGAGGCGGGTTACGATCTCGGCTGGGGCGAGAGCGATCTGGTGAACCGCTGGCGCGAGACTGAAGTCGCCGTCAACCGCGCCTCGCCGCTCGCGCCCCTCGAAGAGATCGCCGCCGAGTACGAGCTGGAGGTCGTCGACACGGGCTACGCGTATCACGTCAAGGACCCCGCGATCTCGAAGGGCGAGGGGCTACGGGAGATCTGTGCGGCGCTCGATCGCCCGGTCGAAGAGTTCGTCGCGATCGGGGACTCGGAGAACGACGTCTCGACGTTCGCGGTCGCCGGCCGGTCGTTCGCGGTGGCCAACGCCGACGAGGCGGCGCAGGCAGCCGCGGACGAGGTCATCGAGGGGAGCTATTCGGCGGGCGCGCTGTCGGTGCTATCGGAACTGCGCTGA